The following proteins are encoded in a genomic region of Rhinoraja longicauda isolate Sanriku21f chromosome 14, sRhiLon1.1, whole genome shotgun sequence:
- the LOC144599982 gene encoding matrin-3-like isoform X4 produces the protein MFEWNQHKHEPAHKRRCLLLLEIYPQWVPDDVPSSRNNPASRQSNLAPDAATAILAAIRQLDALDPHGGNRKGQMQNKRNTAMDEPGRVLHMTELPKGKCKVKDILKLAQPFGIITKYLLLNTKSEGFVEMVTSGQAQTAVAFYSVKPAILYGKKVRVDMSHKYKEIDLKKQKQERSGGRVALLQNLPPSGYSDADVVKIGTSFGTVLNYIVMRLRNQAFLEMESKKCMVDMVKHYKKTPLIFRGRKVTVDASQKYKTLVLKKPSIKVQELLKEQDEADRRRRRSHSPPFKKKQPSKSKIPPKADGDKGEQRTSESLPSSEIKANVAGDTEQEIKSERKEVSQEEAIAVVESDVEQEENIGEGLCTSESGSETDQEGLLNEPGHEMEASNSVKPDSKMDMELNMPDTSETTEQAPVIEKSKINQQISSQELKEECFPENIDEFVTVDEVGDVEAGNLDLEDLTSSADNISKLETDDADASIVTEKSEDTKEQKEEDVDKPKRKRGRKRGKNIKTKRGEQSDKKDSGEETEVKQEVEVTENKMDADVKSEMQGEKTTTCVEPESKRARSRSPTPDEYRLGPYQPNNPVGLDFVVPKTGYYCTLCCLFYTKEEVAKKTHCGSLPHYQKLKKILDKQAEDYRKTKMEQSPEVNIEEQTDQ, from the exons ATGTTT GAATGGAACCAGCATAAGCACGAACCGGCACACAAAAGACGGTGCCTCCTGCTCTTGGAAAT TTATCCGCAATGGGTTCCAGACGATGTACCATCCTCAAG AAACAATCCTGCTTCCCGGCAGTCCAATCTTGCTCCAGATGCTGCAACTGCAATCCTTGCTGCCATCAGACAGCTGGATGCACTGGACCCTCATGGAG GCAACAGAAAAGGCCAAATGCAAAACAAACGAAACACG GCAATGGATGAACCTGGCCGAGTGCTTCATATGACAGAGTTGCCAAAAGGGAAATGCAAAGTGAAAGACATCCTCAAATTAGCTCAACCTTTTGGAATCATTACAAAATACTTGCTTTTAAATACAAAGAGTGAG GGGTTTGTGGAAATGGTCACAAGTGGCCAAGCACAGACGGCAGTCGCCTTTTACAGCGTGAAACCAGCAATTCTTTATGGCAAGAAGGTCCGCGTGGATATGTCTCACAAATACAAAGAGATAGATTTGAAG AAGCAGAAACAAGAACGGAGTGGTGGAAGGGTTGCACTTCTGCAGAATCTCCCCCCCTCTGGATACTCAGATGCTGATGTTGTGAAAATTGGTACCAGCTTTGGGACAGTGCTCAATTATATTGTGATGAGACTCCGGAACCAG GCCTTTCTGGAAATGGAGTCAAAGAAATGCATGGTAGACATGGTTAAACACTACAAGAAAACACCTTTAATATTTCGAGGTAGAAAGGTAACCGTGGATGCATCTCAGAAATATAAAACTCTTGTACTGAAG AAACCAAGCATTAAGGTTCAAGAATTGTTGAAAGAACAGGATGAAGCAGATAG AAGACGACGACGTTCCCACAGTCCTCCTTTTAAGAAAAAACAACCTAGCAAATCAAAGATCCCTCCTAAAGCTGATGGTGATAAAGGAGAGCAGAGAACCTCTGAAAGTCTGCCTTCAAGTGAAATTAAGGCGAACGTTGCAGGAGACACTGAACAAGAAATTAAATCTGAAAGAAAGGAAGTTTCACAAGAAGAAGCAATTGCAGTTGTTGAGAGCGATGTGGAGCAAGAAGAAAATATTGGTGAGGGTCTCTGCACTAGTGAATCTGGCAGTGAAACTGACCAAGAAGGCTTACTGAATGAACCAGGACATGAGATGGAAGCATCCAACTCGGTGAAACCAGATTCCAAAATGGATATGGAACTGAACATGCCAGACACATCAGAAACAACTGAGCAG GCACCAGTTATTGAAAAGAGCAAAATAAATCAACAGATATCATCCCAG GAGTTGAAGGAAGAGTGCTTTCCTGAAAACATAGATGAATTTGTAACTGTGGATGAGGTTGGTGATGTAGAAGCTGGGAATTTGGATCTGGAAGATCTGACATCTTCTGCAGATAACATTAGTAAATTGGAGACTGATGACGCCGATGCAAGTATTGTAACAGAGAAATCAGAGGACACCAAAGAGCAAAAAGAGGAGGATGTAGACAAACCTAAAAGAAAACGCGGTCGAAAGAGGGGAAAGAACATCAAAACAAAAAGAGGAGAACAGAGTGACAAAAAAGATAGCGGTGAAGAAACTGAAGTAAAGCAAGAAGTAGAAGTGACTGAAAATAAGATGGATGCTGATGTAAAGAGTGAAATGCAAGGGGAGAAAACCACAACTTGTGTAGAACCAGAAAGCAAGCGTGCTCGATCACGATCTCCTACTCCAGATGAGTACCGACTTGGACCATATCAACCCAACAATCCTGTGG GACTAGACTTTGTGGTTCCAAAGACTGGATATTATTGTACACTCTGTTGTCTCTTTTATACAAAAGAGGAAGTGGCAAAGAAAACCCACTGTGGCAGCCTGCCTCATTATCAGAAACTGAAG aaaattttGGACAAGCAAGCTGAAGATTATCGGAAAACTAAAATGGAACAAAGCCCTGAAGTGAATATTGAAGAACAAACTGACCAATGA
- the LOC144599982 gene encoding matrin-3-like isoform X3 yields the protein MREWNQHKHEPAHKRRCLLLLEIYPQWVPDDVPSSRNNPASRQSNLAPDAATAILAAIRQLDALDPHGGNRKGQMQNKRNTAMDEPGRVLHMTELPKGKCKVKDILKLAQPFGIITKYLLLNTKSEGFVEMVTSGQAQTAVAFYSVKPAILYGKKVRVDMSHKYKEIDLKKQKQERSGGRVALLQNLPPSGYSDADVVKIGTSFGTVLNYIVMRLRNQAFLEMESKKCMVDMVKHYKKTPLIFRGRKVTVDASQKYKTLVLKKPSIKVQELLKEQDEADRRRRRSHSPPFKKKQPSKSKIPPKADGDKGEQRTSESLPSSEIKANVAGDTEQEIKSERKEVSQEEAIAVVESDVEQEENIGEGLCTSESGSETDQEGLLNEPGHEMEASNSVKPDSKMDMELNMPDTSETTEQAPVIEKSKINQQISSQELKEECFPENIDEFVTVDEVGDVEAGNLDLEDLTSSADNISKLETDDADASIVTEKSEDTKEQKEEDVDKPKRKRGRKRGKNIKTKRGEQSDKKDSGEETEVKQEVEVTENKMDADVKSEMQGEKTTTCVEPESKRARSRSPTPDEYRLGPYQPNNPVGLDFVVPKTGYYCTLCCLFYTKEEVAKKTHCGSLPHYQKLKKILDKQAEDYRKTKMEQSPEVNIEEQTDQ from the exons ATGCGG GAATGGAACCAGCATAAGCACGAACCGGCACACAAAAGACGGTGCCTCCTGCTCTTGGAAAT TTATCCGCAATGGGTTCCAGACGATGTACCATCCTCAAG AAACAATCCTGCTTCCCGGCAGTCCAATCTTGCTCCAGATGCTGCAACTGCAATCCTTGCTGCCATCAGACAGCTGGATGCACTGGACCCTCATGGAG GCAACAGAAAAGGCCAAATGCAAAACAAACGAAACACG GCAATGGATGAACCTGGCCGAGTGCTTCATATGACAGAGTTGCCAAAAGGGAAATGCAAAGTGAAAGACATCCTCAAATTAGCTCAACCTTTTGGAATCATTACAAAATACTTGCTTTTAAATACAAAGAGTGAG GGGTTTGTGGAAATGGTCACAAGTGGCCAAGCACAGACGGCAGTCGCCTTTTACAGCGTGAAACCAGCAATTCTTTATGGCAAGAAGGTCCGCGTGGATATGTCTCACAAATACAAAGAGATAGATTTGAAG AAGCAGAAACAAGAACGGAGTGGTGGAAGGGTTGCACTTCTGCAGAATCTCCCCCCCTCTGGATACTCAGATGCTGATGTTGTGAAAATTGGTACCAGCTTTGGGACAGTGCTCAATTATATTGTGATGAGACTCCGGAACCAG GCCTTTCTGGAAATGGAGTCAAAGAAATGCATGGTAGACATGGTTAAACACTACAAGAAAACACCTTTAATATTTCGAGGTAGAAAGGTAACCGTGGATGCATCTCAGAAATATAAAACTCTTGTACTGAAG AAACCAAGCATTAAGGTTCAAGAATTGTTGAAAGAACAGGATGAAGCAGATAG AAGACGACGACGTTCCCACAGTCCTCCTTTTAAGAAAAAACAACCTAGCAAATCAAAGATCCCTCCTAAAGCTGATGGTGATAAAGGAGAGCAGAGAACCTCTGAAAGTCTGCCTTCAAGTGAAATTAAGGCGAACGTTGCAGGAGACACTGAACAAGAAATTAAATCTGAAAGAAAGGAAGTTTCACAAGAAGAAGCAATTGCAGTTGTTGAGAGCGATGTGGAGCAAGAAGAAAATATTGGTGAGGGTCTCTGCACTAGTGAATCTGGCAGTGAAACTGACCAAGAAGGCTTACTGAATGAACCAGGACATGAGATGGAAGCATCCAACTCGGTGAAACCAGATTCCAAAATGGATATGGAACTGAACATGCCAGACACATCAGAAACAACTGAGCAG GCACCAGTTATTGAAAAGAGCAAAATAAATCAACAGATATCATCCCAG GAGTTGAAGGAAGAGTGCTTTCCTGAAAACATAGATGAATTTGTAACTGTGGATGAGGTTGGTGATGTAGAAGCTGGGAATTTGGATCTGGAAGATCTGACATCTTCTGCAGATAACATTAGTAAATTGGAGACTGATGACGCCGATGCAAGTATTGTAACAGAGAAATCAGAGGACACCAAAGAGCAAAAAGAGGAGGATGTAGACAAACCTAAAAGAAAACGCGGTCGAAAGAGGGGAAAGAACATCAAAACAAAAAGAGGAGAACAGAGTGACAAAAAAGATAGCGGTGAAGAAACTGAAGTAAAGCAAGAAGTAGAAGTGACTGAAAATAAGATGGATGCTGATGTAAAGAGTGAAATGCAAGGGGAGAAAACCACAACTTGTGTAGAACCAGAAAGCAAGCGTGCTCGATCACGATCTCCTACTCCAGATGAGTACCGACTTGGACCATATCAACCCAACAATCCTGTGG GACTAGACTTTGTGGTTCCAAAGACTGGATATTATTGTACACTCTGTTGTCTCTTTTATACAAAAGAGGAAGTGGCAAAGAAAACCCACTGTGGCAGCCTGCCTCATTATCAGAAACTGAAG aaaattttGGACAAGCAAGCTGAAGATTATCGGAAAACTAAAATGGAACAAAGCCCTGAAGTGAATATTGAAGAACAAACTGACCAATGA
- the LOC144599982 gene encoding matrin-3-like isoform X1, producing the protein MSLDGAQQDHGRGMKKDSHNIGFFSAAQSANPHENLGRMSQGARMDGYMNFGRGQAVGLQGMGQGHQNIMSSGGGPSRSSSGLPSLFDVGSRNQPSLAAQKRIDADRASNILATFGLSSRDLDELSRYPEEKLTPESLPDILMQLKRKRNDDGASLTYGRGDSSPREDRSFRASRNEWEEERRFRNNFESREPEADPVVNYDHGSSRESSFRYYDRKDYEPERLRGDDFRRDDMRLSDPIYKYDSDYGKMGPSPSRGQERSLFERKRGSPSLSNINDYHGFLPAMFPHLCSLCDVTVHSVKEWNQHKHEPAHKRRCLLLLEIYPQWVPDDVPSSRNNPASRQSNLAPDAATAILAAIRQLDALDPHGGNRKGQMQNKRNTAMDEPGRVLHMTELPKGKCKVKDILKLAQPFGIITKYLLLNTKSEGFVEMVTSGQAQTAVAFYSVKPAILYGKKVRVDMSHKYKEIDLKKQKQERSGGRVALLQNLPPSGYSDADVVKIGTSFGTVLNYIVMRLRNQAFLEMESKKCMVDMVKHYKKTPLIFRGRKVTVDASQKYKTLVLKKPSIKVQELLKEQDEADRRRRRSHSPPFKKKQPSKSKIPPKADGDKGEQRTSESLPSSEIKANVAGDTEQEIKSERKEVSQEEAIAVVESDVEQEENIGEGLCTSESGSETDQEGLLNEPGHEMEASNSVKPDSKMDMELNMPDTSETTEQAPVIEKSKINQQISSQELKEECFPENIDEFVTVDEVGDVEAGNLDLEDLTSSADNISKLETDDADASIVTEKSEDTKEQKEEDVDKPKRKRGRKRGKNIKTKRGEQSDKKDSGEETEVKQEVEVTENKMDADVKSEMQGEKTTTCVEPESKRARSRSPTPDEYRLGPYQPNNPVGLDFVVPKTGYYCTLCCLFYTKEEVAKKTHCGSLPHYQKLKKILDKQAEDYRKTKMEQSPEVNIEEQTDQ; encoded by the exons ATGTCATTGGATGGAGCCCAACAGGATCATGGCCGTGGCATGAAGAAAGACAGTCATAATATTGGATTCTTTTCTGCAGCCCAGTCTGCAAATCCCCATGAAAATCTTGGGAGAATGAGCCAGGGTGCACGAATGGATGGCTATATGAATTTTGGACGGGGTCAGGCTGTGGGCCTACAAGGCATGGGGCAAGGACATCAAAATATAATGTCTTCAGGTGGTGGGCCTTCTCGATCCAGCAGTGGTTTGCCTTCTTTGTTTGATGTAGGCAGTCGTAATCAACCCTCACTTGCTGCTCAGAAACGGATTGATGCAGACAGGGCCAGTAATATTTTAGCTACCTTTGGCCTTTCATCCAGGGATTTGGATGAACTGAGCCGCTATCCTGAGGAAAAACTTACTCCTGAATCCTTGCCGGACATTCTTATGCAGCtcaaaagaaaaagaaatgatGATGGAGCATCTTTGACTTACGGCAGAGGTGACAGTTCTCCTCGGGAAGATCGTTCCTTCAGAGCCTCCCGCAATGAGTGGGAGGAAGAAAGGCGTTTTCGGAATAATTTTGAAAGTCGTGAACCTGAAGCTGATCCAGTGGTCAACTATGACCATGGTTCTTCTCGAGAGTCGAGTTTTAGATATTATGACAGGAAGGACTATGAGCCCGAACGATTAAGAGGTGATGACTTTCGTAGGGATGATATGCGTTTGTCTGACCCAATATATAAATATGATTCCGATTATGGAAAAATGGGGCCTTCCCCTTCGCGTGGCCAAGAAAGATCCCTTTTTGAAAGGAAACGAGGATCTCCTTCACTGAGCAACATAAACGATTACCACGGTTTCTTGCCAGCAATGTTCCCTCACTTGTGTTCGCTGTGTGATGTAACTGTTCATTCTGTGAAG GAATGGAACCAGCATAAGCACGAACCGGCACACAAAAGACGGTGCCTCCTGCTCTTGGAAAT TTATCCGCAATGGGTTCCAGACGATGTACCATCCTCAAG AAACAATCCTGCTTCCCGGCAGTCCAATCTTGCTCCAGATGCTGCAACTGCAATCCTTGCTGCCATCAGACAGCTGGATGCACTGGACCCTCATGGAG GCAACAGAAAAGGCCAAATGCAAAACAAACGAAACACG GCAATGGATGAACCTGGCCGAGTGCTTCATATGACAGAGTTGCCAAAAGGGAAATGCAAAGTGAAAGACATCCTCAAATTAGCTCAACCTTTTGGAATCATTACAAAATACTTGCTTTTAAATACAAAGAGTGAG GGGTTTGTGGAAATGGTCACAAGTGGCCAAGCACAGACGGCAGTCGCCTTTTACAGCGTGAAACCAGCAATTCTTTATGGCAAGAAGGTCCGCGTGGATATGTCTCACAAATACAAAGAGATAGATTTGAAG AAGCAGAAACAAGAACGGAGTGGTGGAAGGGTTGCACTTCTGCAGAATCTCCCCCCCTCTGGATACTCAGATGCTGATGTTGTGAAAATTGGTACCAGCTTTGGGACAGTGCTCAATTATATTGTGATGAGACTCCGGAACCAG GCCTTTCTGGAAATGGAGTCAAAGAAATGCATGGTAGACATGGTTAAACACTACAAGAAAACACCTTTAATATTTCGAGGTAGAAAGGTAACCGTGGATGCATCTCAGAAATATAAAACTCTTGTACTGAAG AAACCAAGCATTAAGGTTCAAGAATTGTTGAAAGAACAGGATGAAGCAGATAG AAGACGACGACGTTCCCACAGTCCTCCTTTTAAGAAAAAACAACCTAGCAAATCAAAGATCCCTCCTAAAGCTGATGGTGATAAAGGAGAGCAGAGAACCTCTGAAAGTCTGCCTTCAAGTGAAATTAAGGCGAACGTTGCAGGAGACACTGAACAAGAAATTAAATCTGAAAGAAAGGAAGTTTCACAAGAAGAAGCAATTGCAGTTGTTGAGAGCGATGTGGAGCAAGAAGAAAATATTGGTGAGGGTCTCTGCACTAGTGAATCTGGCAGTGAAACTGACCAAGAAGGCTTACTGAATGAACCAGGACATGAGATGGAAGCATCCAACTCGGTGAAACCAGATTCCAAAATGGATATGGAACTGAACATGCCAGACACATCAGAAACAACTGAGCAG GCACCAGTTATTGAAAAGAGCAAAATAAATCAACAGATATCATCCCAG GAGTTGAAGGAAGAGTGCTTTCCTGAAAACATAGATGAATTTGTAACTGTGGATGAGGTTGGTGATGTAGAAGCTGGGAATTTGGATCTGGAAGATCTGACATCTTCTGCAGATAACATTAGTAAATTGGAGACTGATGACGCCGATGCAAGTATTGTAACAGAGAAATCAGAGGACACCAAAGAGCAAAAAGAGGAGGATGTAGACAAACCTAAAAGAAAACGCGGTCGAAAGAGGGGAAAGAACATCAAAACAAAAAGAGGAGAACAGAGTGACAAAAAAGATAGCGGTGAAGAAACTGAAGTAAAGCAAGAAGTAGAAGTGACTGAAAATAAGATGGATGCTGATGTAAAGAGTGAAATGCAAGGGGAGAAAACCACAACTTGTGTAGAACCAGAAAGCAAGCGTGCTCGATCACGATCTCCTACTCCAGATGAGTACCGACTTGGACCATATCAACCCAACAATCCTGTGG GACTAGACTTTGTGGTTCCAAAGACTGGATATTATTGTACACTCTGTTGTCTCTTTTATACAAAAGAGGAAGTGGCAAAGAAAACCCACTGTGGCAGCCTGCCTCATTATCAGAAACTGAAG aaaattttGGACAAGCAAGCTGAAGATTATCGGAAAACTAAAATGGAACAAAGCCCTGAAGTGAATATTGAAGAACAAACTGACCAATGA
- the LOC144599982 gene encoding matrin-3-like isoform X2 encodes MSLDGAQQDHGRGMKKDSHNIGFFSAAQSANPHENLGRMSQGARMDGYMNFGRGQAVGLQGMGQGHQNIMSSGGGPSRSSSGLPSLFDVGSRNQPSLAAQKRIDADRASNILATFGLSSRDLDELSRYPEEKLTPESLPDILMQLKRKRNDDGASLTYGRGDSSPREDRSFRASRNEWEEERRFRNNFESREPEADPVVNYDHGSSRESSFRYYDRKDYEPERLRGDDFRRDDMRLSDPIYKYDSDYGKMGPSPSRGQERSLFERKRGSPSLSNINDYHGFLPAMFPHLCSLCDVTVHSVKEWNQHKHEPAHKRRCLLLLEIYPQWVPDDVPSSRNNPASRQSNLAPDAATAILAAIRQLDALDPHGGNRKGQMQNKRNTAMDEPGRVLHMTELPKGKCKVKDILKLAQPFGIITKYLLLNTKSEGFVEMVTSGQAQTAVAFYSVKPAILYGKKVRVDMSHKYKEIDLKQKQERSGGRVALLQNLPPSGYSDADVVKIGTSFGTVLNYIVMRLRNQAFLEMESKKCMVDMVKHYKKTPLIFRGRKVTVDASQKYKTLVLKKPSIKVQELLKEQDEADRRRRRSHSPPFKKKQPSKSKIPPKADGDKGEQRTSESLPSSEIKANVAGDTEQEIKSERKEVSQEEAIAVVESDVEQEENIGEGLCTSESGSETDQEGLLNEPGHEMEASNSVKPDSKMDMELNMPDTSETTEQAPVIEKSKINQQISSQELKEECFPENIDEFVTVDEVGDVEAGNLDLEDLTSSADNISKLETDDADASIVTEKSEDTKEQKEEDVDKPKRKRGRKRGKNIKTKRGEQSDKKDSGEETEVKQEVEVTENKMDADVKSEMQGEKTTTCVEPESKRARSRSPTPDEYRLGPYQPNNPVGLDFVVPKTGYYCTLCCLFYTKEEVAKKTHCGSLPHYQKLKKILDKQAEDYRKTKMEQSPEVNIEEQTDQ; translated from the exons ATGTCATTGGATGGAGCCCAACAGGATCATGGCCGTGGCATGAAGAAAGACAGTCATAATATTGGATTCTTTTCTGCAGCCCAGTCTGCAAATCCCCATGAAAATCTTGGGAGAATGAGCCAGGGTGCACGAATGGATGGCTATATGAATTTTGGACGGGGTCAGGCTGTGGGCCTACAAGGCATGGGGCAAGGACATCAAAATATAATGTCTTCAGGTGGTGGGCCTTCTCGATCCAGCAGTGGTTTGCCTTCTTTGTTTGATGTAGGCAGTCGTAATCAACCCTCACTTGCTGCTCAGAAACGGATTGATGCAGACAGGGCCAGTAATATTTTAGCTACCTTTGGCCTTTCATCCAGGGATTTGGATGAACTGAGCCGCTATCCTGAGGAAAAACTTACTCCTGAATCCTTGCCGGACATTCTTATGCAGCtcaaaagaaaaagaaatgatGATGGAGCATCTTTGACTTACGGCAGAGGTGACAGTTCTCCTCGGGAAGATCGTTCCTTCAGAGCCTCCCGCAATGAGTGGGAGGAAGAAAGGCGTTTTCGGAATAATTTTGAAAGTCGTGAACCTGAAGCTGATCCAGTGGTCAACTATGACCATGGTTCTTCTCGAGAGTCGAGTTTTAGATATTATGACAGGAAGGACTATGAGCCCGAACGATTAAGAGGTGATGACTTTCGTAGGGATGATATGCGTTTGTCTGACCCAATATATAAATATGATTCCGATTATGGAAAAATGGGGCCTTCCCCTTCGCGTGGCCAAGAAAGATCCCTTTTTGAAAGGAAACGAGGATCTCCTTCACTGAGCAACATAAACGATTACCACGGTTTCTTGCCAGCAATGTTCCCTCACTTGTGTTCGCTGTGTGATGTAACTGTTCATTCTGTGAAG GAATGGAACCAGCATAAGCACGAACCGGCACACAAAAGACGGTGCCTCCTGCTCTTGGAAAT TTATCCGCAATGGGTTCCAGACGATGTACCATCCTCAAG AAACAATCCTGCTTCCCGGCAGTCCAATCTTGCTCCAGATGCTGCAACTGCAATCCTTGCTGCCATCAGACAGCTGGATGCACTGGACCCTCATGGAG GCAACAGAAAAGGCCAAATGCAAAACAAACGAAACACG GCAATGGATGAACCTGGCCGAGTGCTTCATATGACAGAGTTGCCAAAAGGGAAATGCAAAGTGAAAGACATCCTCAAATTAGCTCAACCTTTTGGAATCATTACAAAATACTTGCTTTTAAATACAAAGAGTGAG GGGTTTGTGGAAATGGTCACAAGTGGCCAAGCACAGACGGCAGTCGCCTTTTACAGCGTGAAACCAGCAATTCTTTATGGCAAGAAGGTCCGCGTGGATATGTCTCACAAATACAAAGAGATAGATTTGAAG CAGAAACAAGAACGGAGTGGTGGAAGGGTTGCACTTCTGCAGAATCTCCCCCCCTCTGGATACTCAGATGCTGATGTTGTGAAAATTGGTACCAGCTTTGGGACAGTGCTCAATTATATTGTGATGAGACTCCGGAACCAG GCCTTTCTGGAAATGGAGTCAAAGAAATGCATGGTAGACATGGTTAAACACTACAAGAAAACACCTTTAATATTTCGAGGTAGAAAGGTAACCGTGGATGCATCTCAGAAATATAAAACTCTTGTACTGAAG AAACCAAGCATTAAGGTTCAAGAATTGTTGAAAGAACAGGATGAAGCAGATAG AAGACGACGACGTTCCCACAGTCCTCCTTTTAAGAAAAAACAACCTAGCAAATCAAAGATCCCTCCTAAAGCTGATGGTGATAAAGGAGAGCAGAGAACCTCTGAAAGTCTGCCTTCAAGTGAAATTAAGGCGAACGTTGCAGGAGACACTGAACAAGAAATTAAATCTGAAAGAAAGGAAGTTTCACAAGAAGAAGCAATTGCAGTTGTTGAGAGCGATGTGGAGCAAGAAGAAAATATTGGTGAGGGTCTCTGCACTAGTGAATCTGGCAGTGAAACTGACCAAGAAGGCTTACTGAATGAACCAGGACATGAGATGGAAGCATCCAACTCGGTGAAACCAGATTCCAAAATGGATATGGAACTGAACATGCCAGACACATCAGAAACAACTGAGCAG GCACCAGTTATTGAAAAGAGCAAAATAAATCAACAGATATCATCCCAG GAGTTGAAGGAAGAGTGCTTTCCTGAAAACATAGATGAATTTGTAACTGTGGATGAGGTTGGTGATGTAGAAGCTGGGAATTTGGATCTGGAAGATCTGACATCTTCTGCAGATAACATTAGTAAATTGGAGACTGATGACGCCGATGCAAGTATTGTAACAGAGAAATCAGAGGACACCAAAGAGCAAAAAGAGGAGGATGTAGACAAACCTAAAAGAAAACGCGGTCGAAAGAGGGGAAAGAACATCAAAACAAAAAGAGGAGAACAGAGTGACAAAAAAGATAGCGGTGAAGAAACTGAAGTAAAGCAAGAAGTAGAAGTGACTGAAAATAAGATGGATGCTGATGTAAAGAGTGAAATGCAAGGGGAGAAAACCACAACTTGTGTAGAACCAGAAAGCAAGCGTGCTCGATCACGATCTCCTACTCCAGATGAGTACCGACTTGGACCATATCAACCCAACAATCCTGTGG GACTAGACTTTGTGGTTCCAAAGACTGGATATTATTGTACACTCTGTTGTCTCTTTTATACAAAAGAGGAAGTGGCAAAGAAAACCCACTGTGGCAGCCTGCCTCATTATCAGAAACTGAAG aaaattttGGACAAGCAAGCTGAAGATTATCGGAAAACTAAAATGGAACAAAGCCCTGAAGTGAATATTGAAGAACAAACTGACCAATGA